In Nocardioides daphniae, the DNA window GGCCGCCAACGGCGCACTCGCCGGCCGGAAGCTGCTCACGGTCGCGACCACGGCGCTGGCGTCGCATCGCTGCAGCACGTCGTCGAGCTCCGCGCTGCTCCACGGGCTGACCCACACGTCGCTGCGCAGCTCGGCGTGGCCGAGCCAGCCGAGCTCGCGGGCGAGCCGTCCGCGGGCAGCGCGCCCGGGCGGGGGAGTGACGGCGATCAGCTGCCAGGTCCCGTCCCAGGCGCGCTCCTGGCTGGGGTAGATCCGGGCCGCCGCCTGCTCGTAACGGGTCTCGGCGCGTGCGGTGGCGGCGTACCCGCGCCCCTTCGGGAGGGTGACCGGTTCCAGCCATCCCTGGCTGACCATCCGGGAGACGGCGGTGCGCACCGCAGGGGCCGCGATCCCGACCGGGGCGAGCAGGCGCACGAGCGCCGCGACGGTCGTACGTCGTCCGTGCTCCGGCAGCAGGTCGCCGTACACGTCGAAGATCGCGGAGCGGGCGTGCATGGCCCGCAGTCTCGCAGCAAACGGGTCGTCGCGCTGGGGTCGGGGAGGGATCACGTGCCCTGTGGTGCGGGTCACTCGACTCATAGGGGATAATGGGCCCACGGCATTTCCCTGCGGCGACCCGGCCGCGCAACAACAGGAAGCAGAGGTGCGCTCATGGCGGCCATGAAGCCGAGGACTGGCGACGGACCGTTGGAGGTCACCAAGGAAGGACGCGGCATCGTGATGCGCGTCCCGCTCGAAGGTGGGGGACGTCTTGTCGTCGAGCTCAACGCCGAAGAGGCAGCAGCCCTCGGTGACGCCCTCAAGGACGTCGTCGGCTGATTGTGGTCACGCACCTGACCCCCGCGCTCCCGGCGCAGGTCTCGCCGCCCGAGTTCGCGCTGAGCGCGACCCGGCCGCACGAGATCAGCGGTGTCGAGGTCCTCGCCCTGCCGGTCCTGCCGGCGGACGGCGAGGACTCCTCGGTCACGCTCGGACCGGGCGCGGACGAGGCCGCCGAGGCGCTGGGGATCGACCTCCTCGGCGTCCTGGAGAGCCTGAAGGCGACCGGGCGCACCGGAGAGGTGACGCGCGTCCCCGTCCTGGACGGTGACCTGACGCTGGTCCTGCTCGTCGGCGTCGGTGGGCAGAGCGCCACCGACTTCCGGCGCGCCGGCGCCGCGTTGGCCCGTGCGGTCAAGGACCGCGCGAGCGTGGCCAGCAGCATCAGCGCCATCGCCGACGACCGTGGCTTCGAGGCCTTCGTGGTCGGCGTGATGCGGGCTCCTTCGGGTTCCACTGGCGCTCGGAGGGCCCCAAGGAGCGCCCCGTGCGCCAGGTGGTGCTGGCCGGTGTCGCCGAGGCCGAGCCCCTGCGGCCGGCACTGGCCGCCGCCCTCGCCATCGGTGGCGCCGGGTGGCGCTACGGATGCTCGCGACGGTCCCGTCCAGCGTGAAGAACCCCGCGTGGCTCGCCGACCAGGCCGTCGAGGTGGCCGGGGCGGCCGGCCTCGAGGTCAAGGTGTGGGACGAGGCCGACCTGGCCGAGGAGGGCTTCGGCGGCCTGCTGGCCGTCGGGCGCGCGAGCGCCACGCCCCCGCGGCTCGTGCAGCTGGAGTACTCGCCCGTCACCGACGCCCACGAGGAGCTCCCGCACCTCGTGTCTGGTCGGCAAGGGCATCACCTTCGACACCGGCGGCCTGAGCATCAAGCCGGCCGAGGGCATGGTCAACATGAAACGCGACATGACCGGTGCCGCCGTCGTGCTCGCCACG includes these proteins:
- a CDS encoding PaaX family transcriptional regulator C-terminal domain-containing protein — protein: MHARSAIFDVYGDLLPEHGRRTTVAALVRLLAPVGIAAPAVRTAVSRMVSQGWLEPVTLPKGRGYAATARAETRYEQAAARIYPSQERAWDGTWQLIAVTPPPGRAARGRLARELGWLGHAELRSDVWVSPWSSAELDDVLQRCDASAVVATVSSFRPASAPLAAWDLETLRQSYVDWLEHVAAKVESHLSTHADEDEAAFAARFHLVHEWRMFLFSDPGLPAELLPEDWPGHEAAAYFTAEADRLREGAARFVARALG
- a CDS encoding DUF3117 domain-containing protein, encoding MAAMKPRTGDGPLEVTKEGRGIVMRVPLEGGGRLVVELNAEEAAALGDALKDVVG